In the Hordeum vulgare subsp. vulgare chromosome 7H, MorexV3_pseudomolecules_assembly, whole genome shotgun sequence genome, one interval contains:
- the LOC123412886 gene encoding nitrate regulatory gene2 protein → MGCAASRLEDEEAVKMCRDRRDFIKQALEQRNRFASSHIAYIESMKCVSMALQRFVAGDDRHELIFDPFISPVKQQKPEMLGLPYGSYEKRTVHVAKYLMSGPNPSVSVEEAPRPVETIRVESHYPVDGYGGTDRFFPANSSPMRPSSHYTPYDRASYVTPSPQEPVRNAYYTPPYDRPNYVPSSLQEPVRNSSYYMPHYAPSTQEPVRNSYYMPPYDRPNYIPPSPQEPARNSSYYMPPYDRQSYPPAPPQDPRRTSNYASHDKPNYPPPSPQEPESSQWDSFWNPFSSLDSYPYPRPRSSYDNVVTDDELARLQRVREEEGIPELEEEDDECQKHEQMHNKDGEGEEEDDDEEESDEGDDEEDEDEDEECEHSDDQRCMASNEARPGNSEVNVKQEQKGHQSKGVQCADLSEPRNAVDHEMKAHKKELMRNKVANAEETPGFTVYLNRRPTSLVEAMKDIDSQFLGICSAAQEVSRMLEASRAQYSTSNDLSVKMLNPVALLRSASTRSSSSRFLLASSSIDDLFDNDTSSCYSEESCSTMSGSHHSTLDRLYTWEKKLYKEVKVGERLRLEYEKRMAHLRTQDVKGEEPSSVDKTRVALRSLQTRMKVSIQTVQSISRRIEVLRDEELHPQLMELIQGLSRMWRAMAERHDAQKRTIDDAKLLFLQHRTSAAATVALGPPEATTPPPAAVALECEVRAWRGALDAWLLAQRAYARALSAWARRCLGIGTGAAAPRTVPPAFLVCMEWGLAVEAASEARVMDGLDFFVAGVGSVCTGAAAGMEGMAGRVLCAGLGAVTGAMAEFAAASADGYDAAVSAAVAPRAPEGREEENAGGPPQQ, encoded by the exons ATGGGATGTGCTGCTTCCAGATTGGAAGATGAGGAGGCTGTTAAGATGTGCCGGGACAGGAGGGACTTCATCAAGCAGGCACTGGAACAGCGCAACCGTTTTGCATCCTCTCACATTGCCTACATCGAGTCCATGAAATGTGTTTCGATGGCCCTACAGCGGTTCGTCGCTGGAGATGATCGGCACGAGCTCATTTTTGACCCATTCATCTCTCCTGTCAAGCAACAGAAGCCAGAGATGCTCGGCCTTCCTTATGGTTCGTATGAGAAGAGGACTGTTCATGTTGCCAAGTACTTGATGTCAGGACCAAACCCATCGGTGTCAGTTGAAGAGGCCCCACGGCCTGTGGAAACAATCCGTGTTGAATCACATTACCCTGTGGATGGTTATGGTGGCACAGATAGATTCTTCCCAGCGAACTCCTCACCGATGAGGCCATCTTCTCACTATACACCTTATGACAGGGCAAGCTATGTAACTCCATCACCCCAGGAACCAGTGAGGAATGCTTATTACACGCCACCTTATGACAGGCCAAACTACGTACCTTCATCGCTCCAGGAGCCAGTGAGGAATTCTTCTTATTACATGCCACATTATGCTCCATCAACCCAGGAGCCAGTGAGGAATTCTTATTACATGCCACCTTATGACAGGCCAAATTACATACCTCCTTCACCCCAGGAGCCAGCAAGGAATTCTTCTTATTACATGCCACCTTATGACAGGCAAAGCTATCCACCTGCTCCACCCCAGGATCCAAGGAGGACATCTAATTACGCATCTCATGACAAGCCAAACTACCCACCCCCATCACCCCAGGAACCAGAATCATCACAGTGGGACTCCTTCTGGAATCCATTCTCGTCGCTGGACAGCTATCCATACCCGCGCCCTCGGAGTAGCTATGACAATGTGGTCACTGACGATGAATTGGCACGGTTACAGCGGGTAAGAGAGGAGGAAGGAATCCCAGAACTcgaagaggaagatgatgaatgTCAAAAACATGAACAAATGCACAACAAAgatggggagggggaggaggaggatgatgacgaagaagaatctgatgagggtgatgatgaagaagatgaagatgaagatgaagaatgtGAGCATTCAGATGACCAAAGATGTATGGCTTCTAACGAGGCCCGCCCAGGAAATTCGGAAGTCAATGTCAAGCAAGAACAAAAGGGACATCAATCCAAAGGTGTTCAATGCGCAGACTTATCCGAGCCCCGTAATGCAGTAGACCATGAGATGAAGGCACATAAGAAAGAACTGATGAGGAACAAAGTAGCAAATGCAGAAGAAACCCCAGGTTTCACTGTGTATCTGAACCGAAGGCCAACGAGTTTGGTTGAGGCCATGAAGGATATTGACAGTCAGTTCTTGGGGATCTGTAGCGCTGCTCAGGAAGTCTCACGGATGTTGGAGGCAAGTCGAGCTCAATACTCAACCTCAAATGATCTCTCTG TAAAGATGCTAAACCCAGTTGCACTTTTGCGATCTGCTTCAACGCGATCATCATCTTCCCGGTTCCTTCTTGCTTCTAGTTCAATAGATGATCTTTTTGACAATGATACAAGCAGCTGTTACTCTGAAGAATCTTGCAGTACAATGTCTGGAAgtcatcactccactctggatagACTGTATACATGGGAGAAGAAATTGTACAAAGAAGTAAAG GTGGGTGAGCGGTTAAGACTTGAGTATGAGAAGAGGATGGCACATTTGCGGACCCAGGATGTGAAAGGGGAGGAGCCTTCTTCTGTTGATAAGACTCGTGTAGCATTGAGAAGCTTACAAACTCGGATGAAGGTGTCAATACAGACTGTTCAGTCAATATCAAGAAGAATTGAAGTTCTAAGAGACGAGGAGCTGCACCCTCAACTTATGGAGCTTATCCAAGG ACTGTCGCGGATGTGGCGAGCCATGGCCGAACGCCACGACGCTCAGAAGCGGACCATCGACGACGCCAAGCTTCTCTTCCTCCAACACCGCACATCGGCTGCGGCCACTGTGGCTCTCGGTCCTCCAGAGGCGACGACGCCGcctcccgccgccgtcgcccttgaGTGCGAGGTCCGAGCCTGGCGTGGAGCTCTGGACGCCTGGCTGTTGGCGCAGCGCGCGTACGCGCGCGCTCTGTCCGCTTGGGCACGACGTTGCCTGGGCATAGGAACAGGCGCCGCGGCGCCGCGCACCGTGCCGCCGGCGTTCCTGGTGTGCATGGAGTGGGGGCTCGCCGTCGAAGCGGCGTCGGAGGCGCGGGTGATGGACGGGCTGGACTTCTTCGTGGCTGGCGTCGGGTCGGTGTGCACGGGAGCCGCCGCGGGCATGGAGGGCATGGCGGGGCGCGTGCTCTGCGCCGGCTTGGGCGCCGTGACAGGCGCCATGGCCGAGTTCGCTGCGGCATCGGCGGACGGGTATGACGCCGCGGTGTCGGCGGCGGTGGCCCCTCGCGCGCCGGAGGGACGGGAGGAGGAAAACGCGGGAGGACCGCCGCAACAGTAG